Below is a window of Perca flavescens isolate YP-PL-M2 chromosome 12, PFLA_1.0, whole genome shotgun sequence DNA.
TAAGGATCTTACTCAGTCACAGGAAGAACACAACAGCTATACAGTTGTAATGGTTACAATTAGGCAAGCATCATTATCTCTTATCAGCAAACAAAATACCAGTGAAAAGTTTTACATATGCCTATGTAACGTTGACGTAATATGTCACCAAATTGTCAACAGAAAGTATTTGGCCCAAATtggcagaagaaaaaaaggacaacaCTACCAGCTAGCTGTAGCAACAGCTGCTGAGCAGTAGGGAATAAACTTACATAAGAAAAAGAATGTCAACATTCCCAAcaggctagctaacgttaggctcGCTACAAACCGAGACAAACCTGGACTTTCCGACTCCACTTTCGCCAATTATCAACAGCTTCAGAGTCGTCAGCACGTCGTCATCCATATTCCTATAGGAGCTAGTTTGACTTGCACTTGGTGACGCttttaaatatgaatttcacttgttttttagGGCATCAGGCGGCTACTGTAACAGCTCCAATAACAGATGACAGCCTGCTGGGCACGCAACTTCCGCCCAGCCTTGGACGCATGACGTCACGGAGGTTGACGCTATGGGTTGACgccttttactgtctatggttgacGCTACGTCCATGGGTTGACCACTGTCTATGGGGTTGACGAGGTCTGAAAATATAttgaaataaaatagaaaataaaaattaatgtTACTTACAGGTAAGTCATTATTGTATTCTTGTAGACTGTTTGAGTAGTTTTGTACCTGAAGTTGTACAGCGTGTACattaatataattaaataaagttttgtttgaattaaattacatttaatttcatgaaaaatgtacaaaacaatttacaaaatgtcaaaagtgaTACGACTGTTTAGAGGTAAAGTATTCAGTCCTAAAGTGTTAAATGATAATGTTAGCATTCAAATTTTACAATAATGAAAAAACtgtatttatactttatttgtcaagaGGATCTGAATTTGTAAAAAGTAAGTTCTGCGACATATACTGCTTATACAGCTTTTTCATGTCTGCTATTTCGCCCACTGACTTTTGAATACTAAATTACTTCACAAAATGTGGTTTTGTGTTCATGGTTTGTACATATGTTTTAAACAAAGCCACATATTCTTTTGCTAATGCTGGCCAGTTACCCTGGAGCAGAAGTGGATGAGGGAATAGATGGAAGTCTACCATAGAAAAATTATTGTCAATTGGCAGGTAGAAAAAGTAAATAAAGATCCACATTATAATACCTCTTTGTTCTGTGCCTTTGCAACATCCATCAATCTTCAAGGGCCCATTTAATGTGACATCAGCCATGAGAAGGAATTACCTGGGGGTTAGGCAATTGAAAACCATTGACAGTAAGTATTGAAATGGAACTAGTGAGCCATACTACACCAACTGTTCTTCAATAGGCTCTTTGACTAAGCCTTTCCTCAAACCTCATCTGCCTCTGTTCATTACAGAGTGGACCAACCCTGTTATTATGCAAATCTCATGTCATGAAGGAGCTAAGAAGAGTCTGCAGCCCAATAAATACAGCTGGTTGTGAATACTCGAGGCCCTCTCTAATGTGGAAATTTCTGGGAAAAAGAGCAGCTCTTTTATATTTCCCCAAAATAGCTTTTGTACCAAATTCCAACCAGAAACCCAGATTTTAAGGGAGCACGTTTTCAAAGCTATGGGCAGAATCCGCACAGATTGCATAGAGAGACTACTACGCATCTGCTTTGAAATGATGGGTCATTTTATTGGATCTCATCCCTGGTGGTTCTTAATCATCCCCCTCATTCTCTCGGCAAGTCTGGGGAGCGGATTCTTTCTTCTCGAGGACAGAATGTCAAACGATATTGAAGAACAGTTCACACCTGTCGACGGACAAGCCAAGCTGGAGAGGAAATACATCCAAGAAACGTTTCCAGGAAATGATTCCATGTTTTCACGTTTACGACTGAGCACAGATGGGAATTATGCAACTCTCATAGCTACAAGTGACAGGAATATTCTGACTTTGGAGTCGCTCCAGGACATCCTAGACTTAGACTTTAAAGTTAGGAATATGGTAGTTCAGTTTAACAACCTGTCATTTGAATATGTGGATGTTTGTGCTGAGGTGATGGGATCCTGCACCTctaattacattttagatattATTGAATACAGTGCCAACAATATAGACACAATCAATTTGACCTTTCCGTGGTATTACTCTAATTTCAAGAGTATTCCTTTGTATTTAACTCTGGGGAGTGTGAAATTGTACGAGGAGAGTTCAGTAGTTGAAAGTGCTAAAGCCATACAGCTCCATTACTATTTAGATGAGgacaacaaaacaaagactGACCTTTGGTTGGAAAGCTTTATTAATTTGGTCTCAAATATATCATCAACTTCTATTCAGGTAAGCAAAACATGCCAGTATTTTAAAtgattgtctttttctttttgaattaAGTGGCTTCTGTTAAATGTATTGCTACTCTTTCTAGGTGTCATACTCCACCTCCATGTCAATGCAATGGGAATTTAAAAAATCACCAGCTTCCGTCATCTATTCATTCTCCATCACCTATGCCATTGCCATCACATTTTCGATCATATCATGTTGGAGGTTGGTAAAACATCTGCTGAACATGTTATGCAATGACTTTTGGATGTATTGCATTTTTTGATTTCTGATTTCCTTTTAGGGTGGATAATGTGAGGACAAAGGTGTGGGTGGCATCTTGTGGGGTGCTCTCCACAGGTCTGGCAGTCCTGAGCGGTTTTGGTGCGCTGTTGTTGCTGGATCAACCTTTCGTCATGACAGTTGCCTCCTGTCCTTTCATGATATTAGGTAGGTTCTTTTCAACATTCAGGTCCATAAAGTCCCACTGTCCAAGGCTGAATCAAAGTTAGAAAGTAGTCATAAAACAACATTACTTCctgttgatctaaaaaaaataaaagatgcaTTAACATGACATTATGTCATGTTAATGCATGTTTTATAtgcatgttttcatttatttaatttgttatcATTGACATGGCATTCTAATACATTGCTATGTCATATAATATTTTTAGTCTTTTAGACCAGATGTATTGTCATAAGACATGTCGATGTTTCACAATCTTGACTTCTGATAatgtacattttcatttcatgtcaCATACTCATTGCAGGATTAAGCAGTTAGGGGGCCCCTGGCCAAACATTTGCTGTTGGGCCCCTAAAGACCAAACGTAATAATGTGCACAGTGAGGGATTACACAGTCCCATTTCCCATTTTTAAAATCTCTTTCTCTTCTGACTTTCAACCTAAAGGTATTGGACTGGATGATATGTTTATCATGATCTCTTGCTGGCAGAGGACCCGTGTTCTGGACAGCGTCCCCGCCCGGCTGGCCGACACCTACAAGGATGCTGCCGTCTCTATCTCCATCACCTCCCTGACCGACGCTCTTGCTCTTTTACTTGGCTGCTGCTCGCCCTTTGGTTCAGTCCGGTCCTTCTGCCTGTACGCAGGGATTTCTATCTGCTTCTGCTATCTGTACAGCATCACCTTCCTGGGGGCGTGCATGGCTTTGAACGgacagagagaagcagagaacaAGCACTGGTTCACCTGTGCCAAGATCTCAGAAGACTTACCATCCAGGAATTCAAAAGTCCTTAGTATATGCTGTGTTGGGGGGAGCTACGATCGAATGACAGAGAAGGAGGAAACTGACCCAGTGAGTAACATGTTTGAGCACTTCTACGGCCCAATGCTGACCCACAAACTGATGAAAGCTTGTGTATTTGTAATTTATGCAGGCTATCTGGCTGTAGGCATTTATGGttgttttatcttaaaggaAGGACTTGATATCAGGAATCTGGCTTTGGATGATTCCTACATCATCGATTACTACAACAATCAAAGGCAGCACTTCTCTGAATATAGCTGTAACGTGATGGTAGCAGTGAAGCGGCCCTTCCCATACTGGGATGAGGATGAACAAAAGCATCTGCTCTCATGCATTTCAGATTTTGAGAGTTTGAACTTTGTCAGCGGCACTTTAGCTTGGTTTCTTCCCTTTCTACAATATGCAAACGCATCCGATCTCGATGTAAGTTCTCAACAGGCTTTCCACACATATCTGCGACATTTCTTAGAACTCCAGTCCATGTTCAAACAAGACATCAACTTCACTGCAGACAATACGATTCAGGCCTCTCGCTTTTTTATTCAGACGCTCAACAAAGTCCCAACAAAGGACATGATGATTGGACTCAGGAAAACAGCAGAGGAATGTCCAGTAGAGCTACTGGTGTACCACCCTGCTTTCATCTACTTTGACCAGTACGCTGTCATTATGGACAACACCATTCAAACCATCCTGGTGGCTGTGATCGTGATGCTGGTCGTCTCACTCGTCCTGATACCCAATCCTCTTTGTTCCCTGTGGGTGGCCTTTGCAATTTGTTCAGTCATTGTTGGTGTGACAGGGTTCATGGCACTGTGGGGTGTAAACCTGGACTCCATCTCTATGATCAACCTGCTGATGTGCATTGGTTTTTCTGTAGACTTCTCAGCACACATTTCTTACTCTTTTGTCTCCAGCTCCCAGAGTGATGTGAATAAGAAAGCTATGAATGCATTGGCCCATCTAGGCTATCCGATACTGCAAGGAGCACTGTCAACTATTTTAGGAGTGGCGGTGCTGTCCATGTCTGGGAGTTACATCTTTAGGACATTCTTTAAGATTGTGTTTCTTGTGATTACATTTGGGCTGCTCCACGGCTTAGTGTTCATTCCAGTGTTTCTGACTCTGTTTGGAGCCTGTGGGAATTGGTGTTAAAGTAGGGTTGTCCAGTTTATAAATGACATTTCAAAGGCAAACTGAAATTTGAATTCTTCACTTTTTGTGTCAAGAAATATAATCTACAATGATACTGCAGTTATTTTTCAGAAGATAAAATATTTGGACATACTTGTGGAAAAAACAACCTGTTATCTCTGCTACaccgacgattgtgattggtgtaaagaaatggcaataaatgtATTATGTTTTGAAGTGTCTGAAGGTGTAAACCTTGTGGATTTTGTCTAATTTGTAACTAAGGTATGTGCATTTTaagttttgtaaaaaataaattttaagtACACAAGATTTTATTTAGTCTTCATTTTATTTATCTCAGCTGCAGTAACATTCATTAACCATTGCGATCACATTGTTGAGAGATTTTGTCAATCAACAGCAGAGTGCCATTCAATGTCTCAGCATAAAAGCATTACATGTATATACAATGTTACATCCCAATCATATATACAGCTAAACATGGATAAAAGGCCAAGAAACTAAATAGTGTCTCAAATTGAAGCCaagaaaacaaactgaaaaggTCCACACTGATAATACATATGCTGGTGGTAATCTTGGTATGAGCTACAGTTTAAATGAAATGCTCAAAAAGCTAAAATACGGATTACATACACTGCGGCTGATGTAACTATTCACAAATTGGGACATTCAACATTTTAGTTTCTACCCACAATCTGTGTTGAAGAAATGTCATATAGTCAAGGACGTCACTTTAAAATTAGACTTGTTACAACTACCTTTATACACAGAGCAGTGTCAATAAGCACTGAGTGAACATTGGAGTCTTTCTTCCACTGCACTGTGCAAAACGTGTTCAAACAGAAAGGTATAGAACTAGATGTGACAAAATTACTCTGCTTTGATGTAATGACAAAGGAGACGCCAATGGGCAATAACCGATAACTGGTCTTGTTTGTCTGAATAATCTAAAGATGGAGTCTTTTTGCATTTCAACTCATTTGCATTTAGAGAAGAAAACACTGATGTTTTTCCTAAAGCTTTTTTGGAAGCTGAACTCAAGACTATTTTAAATAACTTAGCTTAGCTTTAAAATCCTAAAGATCTAGAAATAGTCTATCACTACATAACACAGCGTGTATTTGTTGCATGCTTTTTTGAGGCAAAGCAGCGGTTGTCTGTACACACAgcataaatgaaataaatgaagaGAGCGCAAGTGCATTTTCAAATAATACACTCACCCAAAGTGCTGAGACATTATAGTTTAACTTTATACACTCCCTCCtttcaaaaggaaaacaaaaattCACTTACAGTGGATTCCCTAAAAGGCCACCTTTAAAAATAAGTAACATGGACATATgcagagggggtgggggggtcaggAGAATGTATATACATGATCTTCCAATCATCCCAGATACAAAGAATCAGATGGAAAGACAGAGTGCAGCACCCCATTGCGACACTTCTTGGTGCCAAATTGGGAGGCTCGCAAGATAGAAGTCGAGAGTGTAGCCTGACCTTGAAGATATACAAGACAAATAACAATTAACATTAAAAAGGGAATCCTACCAAGATGCTTTTTACGTTTGAGGTACATAATTACATGAATGCATTATTTCCTCCCACCAACGGATAAAGTGACCTGAGCAACATCCTTTACATTAGGCATTTGACCGGTTAACCTTTGTCACATACGGTGAGCCTGTGCAACATACAGAGGTAAGCTGTTACCTCTGAACGCAGGAAAGTCACTACTTATCTGGGAATATTGATGGGATTACACAAAGGGGACCGAGTGAAGATATGACATAGTCCTACATGGGCGCTTGTCAAGAGACTTTGTGAACGCAGGCCATCACTTCATACTCCTCTAATTCACTCATGAACTGAGTCCATCCCTCCTTCCATGACCCCTGAGCTCTTAAAATCTGCCCCCTCCCCCTATTGCCAACCCCCCATTGTTGCAGTCCCTGCTTCTTTTCAACTGGCCTCCAGGGCCTTGCCCTCCAGGACCAGCTTGATCTCTTTGGCATCCAGTGTCTCATACATGAGCAGAGCATCTGCCAGGTTTTTGTGCTCTTTGGAATGAGTCTTCAGCAGGACTTTGGCACGCTCATAAGAGTCCTGGTGACAGCAAGAGAAAAGGTGGTAAGTTTTACAAGAGCTGGTTGAATCgctgaattgtttttttttgttcagctgtcctaaaaaaataaataaataataataaaaaaaacatcacacaaaCCTTCAGTAACTGCCTGACTTCATGCTCCACTGCTGCTTGTGTCTCTGGGCTCTGGGATGTCATGTCAGTATAGGTCATCACACCCAACTGGGAGACAGGAAAGGgaaacatatacagtaaataaaatgtgcaTACAATTATAGCAAAAATGTAGACTGCGATGCATGTGCAGTTCAAATACTATGACCAGCCTGCCCTTTATAAGTCCCATAAATTAGCCTACCTTTTCACACATTCCAAATCTGGTCACCATCATCTTAGCAATCTTTGTGGCACTATCAAAGTCGCTTGATGCACCTGGAGAGGAAGAAATGACATGTTGCCTTTACACATTCTAGCCTGCCAACCACCTTTCTATGTAGAAGAGAATCAAGAACTTACTACATTCTACACttcatgttaaaacatttttaggaACTCCTTTTTACCGGTTGTGATGTACTCATGGCCAAATATAATCTCCTCTGCTACACGGCCGCCCATACTGACGTCCATCTGGGCCAGCAGCTGAGAGCGAGTCTCACTCCAGCGATCGTTCTCTGGAAGCATGGATACCTGACAAGAGACATTGGAGATGATGGAAAAAGGGAATGAAAAATGAAGGGGATAAGAGGTAAACAAAGTTTAATGGAATGACTGTCTGCAGACTCTGTGTCAAATTATAATACGCGTTATAATACGTTTACAAGCTCTATGTTTCCTTACATGTCCCAGACTGGGGCCTCTAGGCATGATAGTAGCCTTGTTAATCGGCATGGCATCTTTGGTATAGTAAGCTACTATTGCATGGCCAGATTCATGGTACGCTGTGATGATCTTGTTCTTCTCATCTATTTCTGCACTCCTTCTCTCGGGGCCTTGGAGATAAAAGAAGAAAGTATgaatgaatttattttattgccaCATTCTCAACAGGACTTTGTGAGTGATCACTATAAGTAAGTGTTTGCTGTGTTCgatgaaaacacacagacaatcaGGATAACTTATGAGTAATATTAATCACATTAtaacaactaaaaaaaaaaggcttcctCATTACTCACCCATGAGGATTTTGTCTTTAGCAAACTCCAACTCTTTCAGGGTGACCATGTCTTTACCATCGACTGCTGCCTTCAGAGCAGCCTGGTTGACCAGATTTTCCAGGTCAGCGCCAGAGAAGCCCACTGTGCCCCGGGCAATAATATTGGCCTCAATAGCTGCAGAGATAACACGCGACATCAACAAAGATCACACCGATTGTCTAAATCTAGGCCTCAGATGGGGCTAGTAAATGACAAACATTTAGCTTATGATGTCATCTTAAAAAATACCAGTGCTCTGTCCTGTGCCAGTGTGTTCAGTGCTTGAGGACCACCAAACCAAGGTATTCAAACAACTGTAGGTTCTGTCTTACAGtgcattcagaaaaaaaaatctaccgaTTTGCCACAGGGTTGTTAGGTGcagggggggggtggggagtgTCAATGAAACTGCCCATTTGtgatgtcctgttgtgttctttaaccacccaatgtagcacaagaagactttatatttcacaattgcTGTTTTcagtcagatcgtttatagatttCGACATTTCCGGCCGCACttcaaggagagagagaaagaaaagagacgagcgagACATAGCGAGtgatttgttgttgcaggaaacattcagctgttacacaaactctcgggcagttcagtgcttgggtttcgtttttcttttttaaccttaataagtgttttaaaactttcttgtggcagtgatgtttcctgtttcctgtacgggattTCTCACACTGCTTCAAACCATAGCTCAAAACACCACTTGACGGCCGACGCAGGCTGTCCGAACGCGGCCTTACAGTGGTTAAAAATATTATATACACCATAACAAAACATTTTAGCAAAAACATTgttataattattttaggaTTAGCAGATGGTGATCTCACACCTGGATCCATTTTAATCTTCTTCAGATACCAGTTGAGGATCTCTGTGCGCCCTTTCACATCTGGTTTGGGGACAGTCACCTGCATGTCAAAACGTCCTGGGCGGATCAGggcacttaaaaaaacaagatcaGCAGGTTAGTAAAATACTGATGCTGTGTCAGCATACAATCTGGGTCACTGCAGCCTCATGGTTGCAGTCTATTCTTAGTTTTTGACAAGAAGAGCTGTGTCTCTGAGGGTTGTAAACCTTGACATGAATGTGCATTGTAAGCTCTGATATTTTCACAGGCTAAAGCAAGAGACACAGAGGTAAACATACTTATCCAAAGCCTCTGGGAAGTTGGTTGCTCCAATGATGATCACACCTTCGTTAGGTTTAAACCTACAAAATAATAGCACAGGGTACATGCAAGTCAGCGTCTGCAATGCAGCAGCTCTCCTCTTGCTTTCTGTTATGTTCTCTCACCACAGCAATCTTTCTCACATTCTAATTCACATTTTGAACCATAATGCAGTacttataatattattatattctttTGTCAACCAACACTGAACTGTACTGTATGCACAGTTAACATGATTGAAGACCGTTGACCACGCTGCAAATCAGTCAGTAGGACACTTTGAAGGCAACCCCAAATTAATGCCAAATTTGCTTTAATGTGAATTACGACAACTcctaaactgtaaaatatgcaaCAGATATTTTGAGGGATTACCCATCCATCTCAGCAAGTAGTTGGTTAATAGTCTGTCTGGAGTAAGGGTGCATGGGAGACTCGATCCTTTTCCCACCCACACTGTCCAGTTCATCAATGAAGATCACACAGGGAGCATTGGCTTTAGCCTCCTCTAGAAATaagcagtacaacaaatataaaaaataaacatatgtaccACAATGAAAAGCACAACAATTATAATGTTTTTGATGTAATCATGCAGCCCTTGTATCAGGAGAAGTCAACTCTACACTCTCAAGAAGTTTCTAAGGAAGGCAAagggaaaaggaaaaagaaatccCACTGAAAAGGTTCCTGATGCGGCTGGCTCCCACTCCAACAAACATCTCATCAAATTCAGACCCGGAGGCGTAGTAGAATGGCACATCTGCCTCTCCTGCCACAGCTCTGGCCAGTAGAGTCTTTCCGGTCCCTGGAGGGCCAACCAGTAAAACACCTAAAGTAAATAGATGAGGAGgaagaacgagagagagacacaaaaacagatcTCTGAATGTAGTTGTGCAACTACCATCTCAGCTGAAAAGTCATCATACTCTAACATAAGTGCAGAATTTATAAAAATCGCAAAGCTTTTAAAACGCACTGTGAAAGACAGCCCTACCTTTTGGCAGCTTCCCTCCCAATACTGTGAACTTCTTTGGGTTTTTCAGGAACTCCACAACTTCCTGCAGCTCGTTCTTAGCTTCTTCTATCCCTTTGACATGCTCAAATGTCACGTTTTTCATCTGCACAGGGTCCACTGCAGAGTCCAGGCCTGATGTGGTTCGGAACCGTACTATCAAAAATGGTTAGATTAAAGTTCGAAATCACACTGCatggctaacacacacacacacacacacacacacacacacacacacacacacacacacacacacacacacacacacacacacacacacacacacacacacacacacacacacacacacacacacacacacacacacacacacacacacacacacacacaccttcaatACTGCAGGTTAGAATTTGTAAAGAGCAGAAAATGGCTCAGTTATACCAAGCTTAGTTATTTTCTGTGAAGGGTTAATACATGTTCAATATTTTATGTGCATAGATTTAGTTAAGCAGGCAAATGCTGTACTTCATTATTAACATTCACATTTTAACATATTAAAACGTTAACATATTGGAGGTGATTTCATGTACGACATGCAGCATGCATGAAATCAGCTTTAGGAcgctgactttagactagcaccactgactttagaccaggtttttcctggtctgtggcggaattgttttctgaaactacaaaatagcactagggaacatttgcgcctgaacacgcctcctcttttcgctgaaccagTCCGCTGTGCGtagggtgcaaaataggaatgatatatgcgtcggtgtacaaaggcaattgcgctgagtgcaagatagggccatTAGAGTAGAAAAGGAGCCTTTACCCGATATGAAGGGGGTCTTGGAGATACCATAGAGTCCAACCAGAAGCAGCACCAGCAGGATTAGACGAGTCCTCCGGAGAGAGTCTGAACAGTTGGAGCAGGAAAACTATACGTCATTACGGTTTAATGCTTAATAATGGAATACCAATTGTGTGATTAAATTTGAGCTAGTTTATAGCGTTGCCTTGTGTGCGTTGTGTCAAGGCTTGGGCTTTCAGGAAACCCTCAGCGAAGCCCCTCTTGTAAGAATCCTGCTGTCCATCAGGTATGTTCTTGATCTTAATCAGGCTGTCTAGACTTTCAACTTCAACCCCCTTGTCACGTGTCAGGAAACCCTGCAGTACAAGGTAAGATTGGTCAGCGATATTCTGATAAGATGACATTAAGTCTGTATGCTTTTAAATTTAACTTATATACTGTTCAATGTTGTGTGGACTGCATGTGACATCTAAAAGGTGATATGAGGGGCCCGAGTGGTGAGGACTTATGGGAAACATCTTGTTATTACTACGATATcttatgccatgggacctaaTATTCTCCTGGTGTAATTATTATGTTTCGTGCAAAGGAGATCTGAAAAACAATATATGTAATCTTCACCTGTGACTTCTGAGGGAGGGGGCGCTAATATACGTCAGACTAAGTTGTTATAATTATGTGATTGACAACTGGTTCTCCAGAGGTGAGGCCAAACAGTACAAAGGAATCTGTTAACTTAATTGTTCAGTGAGAAGATTGTCTGTGCATGTTTCGGTGTATAAAACTGTCTCTCCCGCTCGGCTGTGTGTGCTCCGTGggtgaataaagctgcatttgatCTAAAGACATAGGAATGTGTCATCTATGAAGTTGTCTCCATCACTTTCCTTATATCATATTCACTTCACTTTTATCACACCTTTACACTCAAGGCCATCCCACTGGACATGCTTTGTAGGCCTAAAAAACTTAAAAGGTTCACCTGCTCTGCCTGTATTTTTAGATTCCTAAACCGGCAGAACAGCTGGAGGCCCCTTTTGTGTTGTCAGGAAAGTGCAAAGGCAGCTGTTGTCAGTTACTTAGCAAACATAGCTCCATAACTGATAATGTTACTAAatagtaagaaaaaaaacatactatcTATTTTAGGCCGGTTGGTGACTCAGGTGGGCAGAACACCAATTGCCAACTTTTCCTCAAATTTTCTTGTGTGCAGAAGATCCAATGGAAGACATATGTTTCTATTTGACTAGACAGCAGAGAAAAAAACTACAGTGATGTGATGCATTTTCTACTCAagagctgaatattttgtaACTTGAAATCTCAGCAGGCCTTGCATTTTATTCCAAAAAGTGCAATATCCTAGTCAGGTGAAAATGTTGTTGCTGCTGGTGAGGCAATTAATATTCTTAACACAATAAGCACATACAAACATATCCATAACatgcttaaaaaaatattttgctgattcaaatccagctctgtgtcatagCAGTGTAAGCAGTGTGTTAAGATGAACGATGCTCCCCGTCGCCAGGGTTCTCCATGCATTGGCGCCACGGCCAAACACCGTTaatctaaacacactgcccacaaaTAGATGATAAAGAGCTGGTTAAAAATCAGCACAGTATCCCTTTAAGGATTTGCTTAAGCATGTTAAGCATGTAAATATCTCGAAGTACTTACCTTCATAAAAGATGGTGTGAATCCTTCAGACTCCAGGGGGCGGTCTGGGGCCGACTGCAGTCGTCTGGTTTTGCTCTTTAAAGTTTTAAAGCCTCTGCTCGGGACCCACACTTGAAATATACAGTAAGCACATGCTGTTTAAACAGATTAAAAAGCTAAACATGTTTACACAGAATATAACTTTACTAGATTCACATTAGCATTATACCGTAAATATACACATTGTTACCGCTGCATTCACAATGTACATGTAAATATAGGACACCATAGATAACATTGACAATTAAGTAGAATATTTGTTATTCTCTACGTAATGCTATTTATATTGTTGTCAAATAGCATATAAACTATTACATAAATCTGTAGTTACCTGGCCAGTGTTGTAGCTCTGTGCAGACAGACTGAAGAGGTGAAGGGTGCTGTCTGGAATAAAACATGGGAATTGCACCACATGAGAAGCCTGGGAACAGAGGACAAGGTTTAACTATTGAGATACTTTTAAGAAAAAGTGGTAGCAGAGGCCCTAGTTGCTTGTTAAAACAGTCAACTAGTAACTAAGCTAATCAAAATGATAGGATTCATCAGAATATCGGGATGGATGCTTACCACCTCCACTAACTAGAATCTCTGCAATTCTATGCAGTCAAATGAAACttgaaaaatgaaacaaatgttttaacttcTTGCAGATTGT
It encodes the following:
- the LOC114565712 gene encoding patched domain-containing protein 3-like gives rise to the protein MSMQWEFKKSPASVIYSFSITYAIAITFSIISCWRVDNVRTKVWVASCGVLSTGLAVLSGFGALLLLDQPFVMTVASCPFMILGIGLDDMFIMISCWQRTRVLDSVPARLADTYKDAAVSISITSLTDALALLLGCCSPFGSVRSFCLYAGISICFCYLYSITFLGACMALNGQREAENKHWFTCAKISEDLPSRNSKVLSICCVGGSYDRMTEKEETDPVSNMFEHFYGPMLTHKLMKACVFVIYAGYLAVGIYGCFILKEGLDIRNLALDDSYIIDYYNNQRQHFSEYSCNVMVAVKRPFPYWDEDEQKHLLSCISDFESLNFVSGTLAWFLPFLQYANASDLDVSSQQAFHTYLRHFLELQSMFKQDINFTADNTIQASRFFIQTLNKVPTKDMMIGLRKTAEECPVELLVYHPAFIYFDQYAVIMDNTIQTILVAVIVMLVVSLVLIPNPLCSLWVAFAICSVIVGVTGFMALWGVNLDSISMINLLMCIGFSVDFSAHISYSFVSSSQSDVNKKAMNALAHLGYPILQGALSTILGVAVLSMSGSYIFRTFFKIVFLVITFGLLHGLVFIPVFLTLFGACGNWC
- the yme1l1b gene encoding ATP-dependent zinc metalloprotease YME1L1b isoform X1, whose product is MFSLSTTVQPQVTVPLSHLINVLHSMKSSVGSSSATCKSRKHKEHASDSELHCTEPVWNMRELGLSDLGAQQLDELVKSVLPRLSPQEAPLPLGGQTAWHASHLSTHSFFFNKHGFSCGAIPMFYSRQHPSPLQSVCTELQHWPVWVPSRGFKTLKSKTRRLQSAPDRPLESEGFTPSFMKGFLTRDKGVEVESLDSLIKIKNIPDGQQDSYKRGFAEGFLKAQALTQRTQDSLRRTRLILLVLLLVGLYGISKTPFISVRFRTTSGLDSAVDPVQMKNVTFEHVKGIEEAKNELQEVVEFLKNPKKFTVLGGKLPKGVLLVGPPGTGKTLLARAVAGEADVPFYYASGSEFDEMFVGVGASRIRNLFKEAKANAPCVIFIDELDSVGGKRIESPMHPYSRQTINQLLAEMDGFKPNEGVIIIGATNFPEALDNALIRPGRFDMQVTVPKPDVKGRTEILNWYLKKIKMDPAIEANIIARGTVGFSGADLENLVNQAALKAAVDGKDMVTLKELEFAKDKILMGPERRSAEIDEKNKIITAYHESGHAIVAYYTKDAMPINKATIMPRGPSLGHVSMLPENDRWSETRSQLLAQMDVSMGGRVAEEIIFGHEYITTGASSDFDSATKIAKMMVTRFGMCEKLGVMTYTDMTSQSPETQAAVEHEVRQLLKDSYERAKVLLKTHSKEHKNLADALLMYETLDAKEIKLVLEGKALEAS
- the yme1l1b gene encoding ATP-dependent zinc metalloprotease YME1L1b isoform X2, which codes for MFSLSTTVQPQVTVPLSHLINVLHSMKSSVGSSSATCKSRKHKEHASDSELHCTEPVWNMRELGLSDLGAQQLDELVKSVLPRLSPQEAPLPLGGQTAWHASHLSTHSFFFNKHGFSCGAIPMFYSRQHPSPLQSVCTELQHWPVWVPSRGFKTLKSKTRRLQSAPDRPLESEGFTPSFMKGFLTRDKGVEVESLDSLIKIKNIPDGQQDSYKRGFAEGFLKAQALTQRTQDSLRRTRLILLVLLLVGLYGISKTPFISGLDSAVDPVQMKNVTFEHVKGIEEAKNELQEVVEFLKNPKKFTVLGGKLPKGVLLVGPPGTGKTLLARAVAGEADVPFYYASGSEFDEMFVGVGASRIRNLFKEAKANAPCVIFIDELDSVGGKRIESPMHPYSRQTINQLLAEMDGFKPNEGVIIIGATNFPEALDNALIRPGRFDMQVTVPKPDVKGRTEILNWYLKKIKMDPAIEANIIARGTVGFSGADLENLVNQAALKAAVDGKDMVTLKELEFAKDKILMGPERRSAEIDEKNKIITAYHESGHAIVAYYTKDAMPINKATIMPRGPSLGHVSMLPENDRWSETRSQLLAQMDVSMGGRVAEEIIFGHEYITTGASSDFDSATKIAKMMVTRFGMCEKLGVMTYTDMTSQSPETQAAVEHEVRQLLKDSYERAKVLLKTHSKEHKNLADALLMYETLDAKEIKLVLEGKALEAS